TAAGAGGGGAATTTCACCTAATTTGTTTACATTCAATATCTTCATTGAAGGCTTTTGTGAAGGGAAATCCGTCAGTGAAGCTGCTGGTTTACTTGATAGCATTATAATTGAAGGTTTTACTCCTGATGTGGTGACATACAACTTACTGATCCGTGGCCTTTGTAAGAATTTGGAGGTTGTTGAGGCTGAAAACTACCTGAATCGAATGATAAATAAAGGGTTTGATCCAGATGCGTTTACGTACAACTCTATTATTGATGCGTACTGTAAACTAGGCATGGTACAAAGCGCAGAGATGGTAGTCCATAATGCAGCATTTAGAGGATTTAAACCTGATGCTTTTACATATTGCTCTTTAATTGATGGTTTATGCAAGAATGGTGAAGTTGAGAGGGCCATGTCTTTATTTGACGCTGCAGAAAAGAAAGGATTTAAAGCCAACATTATTCTTTACAACACCTTAATCAAAGGCTTATCCCAACAAGGGCTGATTCTTGAGGCCTTACAGCTGATCAATGACATGGAAAGAAATGGTTGTTCGCCCAATATATGGGCATATAATACGGTTATAAATGGACTATGCAAAATGGGTTGTTTGTCTGATGCCAATACGCTAGTGGATGATGCGATATCAAGAGGATGTTTCCCCGACATTTTCACCTTTAATACATTAATTGATGGTTATTGCAAACAGATGAAGTTAGATACGGCTATTGAACTCGTAGATAAAATGTGGGATCATGGTGTAACTCCTGACGTGATCACATATAATACTCTCTTGGATGGTCTTTGCAAGACCGCAAAGTTTGAAGCGATTATGGGAACTTTTGAAACAATGGTTGAGAAAGGGTGCACTCCGAACCTtattacttacaatatacttctAGACAGTTTCTGCAAGGCCCAAAAGCTAGATAAAGCTTTCGACTTGTTGGCGGAGATGAAATGCAAGGGTTTGACACTAGATCTTATTGTTATTAGCACATTGATAAATGGTTTTTGCAAGACGGGTGATTTAGACGGAGCTTATCAGCTGTTCAGAAAGACCTATGAAGAATATGGAATATCAAACACGACAGCAACATATAATATTATGATCAATGCATTTGGCGAAAAACTGAATATGGACATGGCTCAGAGGCTTTTCAATGAGATGCTTGAGAACGGTTGCCCACCAGACAGTGATACATATCGCATATTAATAGATGGGTATTGCAAAATGGGCAACGATGATGCAGGCTATGATTTTCTCATGGAGAAGACTGGAAGAGGGTTCAAGCCGTCACTAGCAACTTGCGGAAGAGTACTAAATTCTCTTTGCTGTAAACAAAAGGTTGATAAAGCTGTTGGAATCATCCACATGATGGTGCACGAAGGTATTGTTCCAGAAGTCGTGGAGGGTATTTTCAATGCTACCAAAAGGGAGATGGCGGCACCAAAGATTGTTGTCGAGGACTTGCTGAAAAGGAGTTATATAACTTATTATACATATGAAATCTTGTATGATGGTGTTCGTGACAAAAAGCTCCTAAGAAAAAGCTCGAGTGACAAATCGTGTTCCTCAGTGCAGAAGTTATGAACAGATGTGTCACTCCAAAGACATCAGCTGGTTATTTCATAACAAAGAGTAGCATTAGAGACTATTTGTGGGCAGTCTTACGGAGCAGAGATACACAATATGTTGGGCAATGCACAAGCATCCTTTTTTGTGTCTTGAATCTGTTCTTAAAGGGTCTTTGGTTAACATCCTTCAATTTATCGCCCTCGTTGTGTCGTTAATTTTTGTTGACTTTGTGTGTCATTCGTACTCAAAATATTGTGATCCAAACCGGAGGAGTAGCTGAACATATAGGCGTGTCTGGTAGTTGGCTTTTACATTagctttttggttgatttttggcttttggcttattAGTTGGTCAACAGCcaaaaaaagtatttggtaaaCGCCTAAACGGCTTTTAAGCCAACTGAAAgctggcttttaagccaaaataaaaaagctacttCAGTTATGGCTTGTGGACctatttttttctctaataaaggGCCAATgcctaaatttaccaaacatctccataaaTAGATGATACTTTAGCTAGCttaaagccaacaaaaacagccAACATTTTTATCTGATCAAACAAGCAAACTAAAAAGCTAACAGCCAACAATCAATTGCCAAACATCTCGTACAATTTTGAAGTGGCTTCCAAAGCAAAGGGAGCTGTTAAAATGATAGTGAAGGCTTGGTTAAAGCACTTCATCTGTCTCTAGTAAGGGCCTTTTGAAAGCGAATCTTTAATATTATTCGATTGCTATTATTAATTTCAACAATTCAATTtggattattatttatataattctttgtTCTAGTCATATTAGTTTAGTGCTACTACTTAATAGAAAGAAATTCTTAAAAAGTAATGTTGAGAATAATCCTTCAATTTGCTCATCAATATTCCAGAATCCttattgattgttttaagcCATATTCGACttataactcaaaaaaaaaataaaaaaaattggtttatgtTTCAAGTAGTGTTttttaataatcacaataattaattgaaatcGACAATTATTTTAGTTGAAGCAAATACCGTTTATTAAAGTTTTGAGTTTCATTCTTAGCTAGTCCTGCTTTATCTCTATTCTCTGCTTATcttttaatcattaaaaaaaactcccattattaccttttgttttcattttgcaTTTAAaggtaaattattaatgtttctataatgaattttttattttcatcataCAAGATTGTAGttattatatacaaaaacctTTTTTACCCATTGGATTCATTCCATCACATTGAATATTGCTAAAATTTATGTTAGTGCCTTAATAGTCTTACATATTCTACACTTACAGTTAAAATctacataaaatatttttaatgtctatcttatcatattttttatttcaaagaTTCTATATATCTTTAAATCCACGTGAACGTAATATTTATTGTACTCTAACCGCCAAGTCATGCCTAGACCTGGGAAATGTTCTATCAATTGGGTTTCGGGCCGGATCAGTTTCGGTTAGATCAGTTTCAGGTCCGAGCACTTCGAATTTCGAGtgggttcggattgacccaataggttaccattttattttttcgtGGGTTACTTACAAAAATTTGTGagatttcttaatttatatcgAATTcgaaaatagataaaaaaaaatttccaaaattatttttactatctATCCTAGCCAAATATCATGATAAAATAGCAACAAAATATTTAGACAACCAAATAATAACAATTCATCatacaaaaacattaaaaaagtataaaatgcATTAAAGTACAAAAAAGATATCCAAATGACTCAAACATGATACGacaatttaaatattaagaGTACAAAACTAAAGAATATGTTAAATAAAGGAACATTAGTTTTTTTGTCGCCCAAATGAAAAAGTTTTATCTCTTTTTTAACAATTACACATCTCAACAGGTCCAACTTGACCATGACCCGATCAACCCATTTATAAACAGGCTTTTCAAGTTCTGGTTAAAATTTCCGAGTTTCAACCCTTTATGTATATCTAATTttagattaatttttaaatCGGATTTATTTTACAACcctttttttttggatttttgagTCAGAATTAGAGGTGTTCgctcggttgatcgggtcggtttcggacgggtgttattcggttcggttgcatttcggatcggttatttttcggctctgtgttacaacgggtcacactcgggtggAGTCGGTTAGTtacggttcggttagagatcggttattcaagctatcgggttagcatcagttcggtgtcggttgaagttcatgtcgagtgtcaatcggtctcgggttgtcatcgattactaattggttcggtttttcgggtacagatcgggttcgagctttatttttcgagtagttatcggttacggataactattgatcgggtcaatatcgaaataagttaatagtcaggtttttaattaatgtatgctcatttacttacaaaaaataattaccgattgttttatcagatatagcaggcagatcaatttatttcaattagtttatatatatatatatatatatatatatatatatatatatatatatatatatatatatatatatatatatatatatatatatatatatatatatatatatatatatatattgcaatctcttctgtatagaacttgtgttctttctttttccgtattattagaaactgaaattggactaaatttgctaaaattaggtgaaaatttgattcgaatttataacagttcgatttacaatcggttcgggtttgtatcagttcgggttaaaaacagttcgattaataatcgatcgggtttgtatcagttcgggttaaaaacagttcgatcttaatcggttttagtcaggttacattcgtttacgtgcataattcgggtcggatttgactcgggtcgatcactgttcagttcgggtaacatcggttaaggtttatatgtcggttataaaattcggttgcagttcgagttcgattttgcccttttcggttatcaaacggttcgagtgaagtatcggttcgggtaattgcggttcggtaaacctaaaaacttacattttttcgggtggataattttcgatttcgggtcgggtttgttttcaACAGCTCTAGTCAGAATTAATTTTTTCAGGCCCTACCCTATACGTTACGGGTACGCTGTTAGACTTTAAGAAAGATTTACGAAAAAATGGGGTCAAATGTAGGATAGGACTCCATCAATTGAAGGGGCCTAATTGTTATCTACCCACTAGCTTTAAGTTTTAACTTGTTCAAGGACTCCGCAAAAAGAGTGGAAAATTGAGTGCAGTTAGTCAACTTGTTGGTGATTCACTTAAAAGTTTTATGGCACATGTTTTTAGGTGACTTTATAACACCCCAAAATCTTTGGTTCATATTGAGTATTGACTACTTCCTGTTGACAAAGGATTAATCGTACTACTCGtatcttttaatattatttatacagtttaaataatatataaatttttgctcataatttcattattgaAATTTCTTAGCAACGAAGAGAATATttacaagttttatttgttgatttatCTTGATATGCTCATGTCCCTAACATCTTTTATAAGTACAAAATTTgagcaaataaaaatattaaagtgaatAAAAGTGTGAATTATAGAAAGTCAAagaaatttgtaattaattactctatattttcaaaatagaaATTTAGCAAAACATATGAGACATACTAAAGATGATACTTGGataataattacaattaaataatctcaactataaattattcaataataattatgagaatcgaaatcaatagttgagattattttaagaaaatacgCCTCAAACTTGaaattattatgaaatatgGATAACTAATACTCCAGTTAAGATTATTTTAAGCGAATATACAATAGttggaattattattaatttttgtcaaatttctcataaaaacatatataaagaattaacaatatGATCCTAAATATTTAAACAGATTTAATAAGGCTGCAGTTGAATAtggttttattataaaatagtatAGAATTTAGTGCAATGCataaatttattagtatgaAAATAGAggtatattaaaatataaatctaaaaataatgcacgtatatattattgtgattaaatttatcgaatacataaattttgtaaaacaaaaattaaataataatttaataaaaaattatttattgaatacatcacttttcattcaattaaatatatcaaattctaagttaggcatatagaattgctataaataaattatacataaataCTTTAACTGATTTAGctttaattttaaagaaatcaaattctaaattaagtaaatattgTCATCTAATCAACTATCATCcacaaaaataatttcattttttaaaggCTCTCCTAAgaatgacatttgtcatttttcaacatttttattagtatgtatgatatgatatgattaaagtaaaaattaaatactgatttttttaaaattatttttcgaaTACATCACTTAtacattcaattaaatatatcaaattctagTTAGGCATATATAATTgccataaataaattatataactaGCTTAGctccaatttttaaaaaaatcaggaTCTAATTGGATATATATTGTCATATGTAATAACATATCATCCACTAAAGTAATATCATTTGTCAAGGCTCtcctaaaaataatatttgtcattttttaacatttttattagtatatatgAAATGATATATGATTGGTCATTGATAATCATTTAAGATTTgtcaaattttgtttattaaatagTGTATGTGAAAACTTAATATGTGCAATTATTATAGTAGTACGTCGGTAGTCAAAAAGATGTGATTCTATTGACAAAATATTCTGAAAAAATCTATTTCTAAAaatcattatttattaattataaagtgaaaagaaaaatctatGCCAAAACTTAAGAATAAGATGGAGAAAGGCATAAGCATGCCGTGGAAATAAACGTGAATAAGAAAATATGATATAAAACTTCTTTAGTAGGTGAAGACTGGCATCATGGTATCAACGAAGCTCTCATGTTTCCAATTGAATCAATTCTATGGTCTTGGAAAATGTAGAGCCGTCCCCCAAATTAAACTGAAAATGAGTTAGTAGAAATACTTTTTCCAAGAGGAAACTTTATTGAGCAATTTTTGTATATACCAAATCATTCCAAGCATTCAAATGAGattcagatttaaaaaaaaaaaaaaaacttatatgatGCGGTTCTATACTAACCTCACGTTATAttctaaacaaataaataacatctttttattataaatactatatgtataatattttagatttaTATAATAACCCAAACGACTATTCTTGTGAGATATCTTTTTTTAGAAGACgtataaccttaaaataaggAGTCCATATTCTCATAATGTATATTAATTAGGCCAATTTAAATATGTGGCGTGTCTCATAGTGAGATTGCCTCATTCAATAATTTgtgtaaataaaatattttacccaatatgaaaaaaaatatcgacaatataataaaagaaaaaatcttTATCCACAAATGTAaacttatatataattataaacttATATGTCTAAAGAAAAACCGCATATTTTTTATCTTACCACTCACCATGGTCTTTTTTAAATGTAaacttatatataattatattgggCCACGAGAAGAATGTTGTTTTGTTCGTCGGAGGGGTCATAATTAACTTGTCAATTAAGTCATTAAATCTAtgtcaaattttgttttaatttgttgaTTGAACTCCACTACTATCATCGTCTTTTACCATTATATGCAACGTTTACGGTTGTGATTGCTTTAATGCATTCAATAAAAAGTAACTAGATAATAAATCCTCATTCTctagatttttatttttgagtaaaaaaaaattactctttGATTTGTATTGTAAAAATAAGACATATATTAAATCAACCGCGGTAGAGTTGTTCAAAATAAATCCGATGATCTGATATTTACCCGACCTTGTAATCGAACCCGACTTGATctgaattcaaaataaatttaaaataatgtaaaattcaatgTGAATACAAAACCCGATTTTAAACCGACTCGAAACACTTGACTCAAATTTAACCCAATATAAAATCATTGTAATCTGTaagtaatataattaatatgcATTTATATCTATCCAAATCAAGTATAGTTTTCAAgtagaatatacatatatattttcattCGTTTTATTAGCTACTTTGATGAAAATACTATTTCATACTTTATGTAAAGAGCTTTGTAGTACTTAATTATATTGCCATGTATCAATCACGATGTATATTATATAGGAGTATTAATGTACTCTCCTTAAGTTTTGTTCTTGTATCTATATTTGTGGCCTGATTTAGTCCATAACTTGAGCATAATTATCACTCATCATACTTTCTTAATCATCATTAATTTGTTGATAAGGATattctaattaataaaattaaatatttacaaacaaatgaagaatattatcattttatttagtatttatctaataattaaatttattgctAGCCATAATGAATACAAACtcaagtatatattttaatttatctattATTTTGATGGGAGGAGACTTGCATTGTGGATGTGGAGGACTATTGGATTTGTTAAACTCATAAGATGGAGCACATATAGTCTTATCATCTTATGTATAACCCTCAAAATTTTCTACCTCATTGTGACCTTTTTTTGTCCCTTTATTGagctaattaattttaattttcaataaaaattttgtttttactaaATGTAATTTTTCCCCACATTTCAGAGCtgattttaacaaattaaactcaataaatattattattattttctaagtcagttttaaatatttaacttttgcatcattttttcatttaaaaatcctTTTTAAAGGTTACAAATTAAAGGGTTGATTCAAATTTACTTACACTTAAAACCTAAAACATTTAACTCAATTTCCAACTATACTATatctaaaattgaaaaaaaaaatatagcaataaataattaaaatttaagagTATATTCTAActttcaactcaaaaaaaaaaattatattttaactgttgtattattttctttatgtCCATGTAGATGTTTTTTTCTCATACTTATATCGATACAGCTAAGGTTTGGTCATTGGTGTCTACGGCTACTCCCTCTATCCCAAATGAAATTctaacattttaatttgttttattgactttataatattttttattttatgtaatatcctcacttttctttaattcttatccatCAGCATCACATAAATTGTTAATTGCCTCGTAAATCACAAATCCCAATTTTAGGCTATATTTGAATCAATTTGAGTGAATCGCAAAGTTAAAAAGCAAACTAACTAAGAATTGTATTTCACTATTATACACATATTTTCTCTGACTTTTAATCCTACTCATACAATTTAATGGttcttattaatttcttaatactGCAATATGTAAGGAACAGCTAGAGGGATTAGTAGTTAATGGAGTGATGAAGTGATTATAACATTGTGGTTAATAAGCATGCATTGAAAAGGATGGAATAAGTGATATTGGGCACATGACAACAAGAAAGCCAAGACAGCATTATTATGGCACATATACTAATTAACTTACAAATGTTGTCTTTTAATTAAGTATATGAAGAATCTTTTATACCAACTCAACTTTCACTAATTGCAACTTTATCTAGTTTGATTAGCATCAAATTATGATAATGTTTTATAGATAAGACCTTGTAATCACACAAAGAATCTAAGATTAATTAGCTTAATCCATTGTCACACTCAACTCTTAACGGTCAAGATATATGCTGCATGATATGATTTGGTGGAAAACTATATTAACCCAATTATAAAAAGATAACAAATATTCCCTCTGCCTTACTCTCatttttctatttgttttttttaaaatattattcagcaatcacttttaatttaatttgtgcTTTAatctataattaaattaaaaaaaaagggttaaaaaagttattttagaGCTTGTTTGCAACGTTTTCACTAATTTGCATAAGAATTTCAACTTCCTAGAAAATGTCAAAATGAATTGTGTTTAACAATTAACATTGAAAGTTAAAACTTGAAAGGAAATTAATTCCTACCATGCAACTTGTCGAAATTTAATCATCGATAGCTCTTGCTAACTAGAAATTCTTAtgttaattgtaatttttacgGTGCTAATAAACGCTATAACTTCATAGTAACTTTATGAGTGAAATTATttcttagaaaaaaaaatattaatttcaatatCAAACGGTTCCTTAGTCGAGTCATGGAAGAAAAATATTTCCAAGGAAAAATATCACTCCACCACCACTTTTTTCAAAAGTCACCAATATTATTATAAACttaattgattttttagttgataaataaattatgaaataacagcgaatttaattttaatttatcaaataaaaacaaaaggtaaACTAATTAAAGTGATTTGATAAATATGTGtgaaatgaaaaaataagacaaataaaaagaacaagAGAAAGTACATATCTATGTAAAGAGACTTCACCTAGGTTTTCCTTATATAAAACTAATGTACAACACTGAAAAAATGTAGCTTTAGCTGCTTTACCATtaaatttacttaaatacgTTATAATATTATTGACgttaaaattttagattttaaaaaatgacttgataaaaaaataaattaaacaaccTAATGATAAATTCTATAAAAGTTTGCTTTTAAATCCTACCATTACATCTAACAAacaaaatgaaatataaattaatCGAACTTCAATATTAATTGAGTCAAAGATTTTTAATAAAtacttacataaataattatcaATTTGTAACAAAATATAGTTTTAACAAGCCATTTTTATTAAACATTATATCTAAATTCAAATAAGTTCTCTATAGTAAGCAAAGCAAATGACTAAAATCtgatatgtaaatatttataaatattgtatACTCCTATTAGATACTTCATagctataaaaaaattattttaaaagcaAATCAATTGGTGTGTCTAGTAAAAGACTTTTCAtatggcttttttttttaattaatttttaacttataactttttaattaacaacttaaaaagttaacttttaagccaaaataaaaaattgttgagttaatttttcattaatgtttgacttttgatttattttgttttaataaacAACTTACAACCAAtaactaatttttaccaaatatcttcATAACAGCTAATTTATTAGCCAATATTTCAAACTGATCAAAGCAGTCAAAAATTTCAACAAATAACCATTTACCAAACAGAGCCTTCCCTATTCACAACTTGACTTGATACCCTTAAGTTGGGTCAGAGATTTCCAGAATGTtgcctaaattataggagaatTAGCACTCATTTGACATTTGATCTAAATCATACTTTTTAACCAAGAACCCatgattattatcattgttaaaaATAACCCCATTAGAACTGTTTTAACTTTAAATCATTGACTAATTTACTATCCCACTAAAATTATGCCAAATCATGCAATTTCATATTTTCacatatttttacttttagtaTGATTTTGACTAAAAATACATGAATCCCCTCAATAATCAAAACATGACGATTGCATTACCTCAAATAAAAGTCATGAATATCCCATATAAAACCAACCCAAAACATACCAATTTTGTCACAAAATACCcctcaaaacaaaccaaacaaGAGATCAAATCATGACTCTTTCAATCTTTACATACCTCTTTGCATTTCTCCTAATATTTTCACTTTTTTCAAATGTAGCAAACTCATCAAATGACAATCAAGCAAACTTTCTTCATTGTCTTTCAAAAAACATTAGTCCACCAAACCCATTTCCTACATCATGTTACACCCCAAGTAACGCTTCCTTTGCTTCTATCCTTAACTCAACTGCTAACAATCTAAGGTACTTATTACCTTCAGTTGAAAAACCCCAGCTAATCTATATGCCTTTAGATGAATCCCATGTACAAGCAGCTGTTATATGTGCCAAAAACCTTGGGATTCAACTAAGGGTTAGAAGCGGGGGCCACGACTACGAGGGTGTGTCCTATGCCTCTGAGATGGGGGACCCGTTTGTGGTTGTCGACTTGTCGAAACTTCGATCTGTCATTGTCAATATCGATGATAATAGTGCGTGGGTTGAGGCGGGTGCAACTACAGGGGAGTTGTATTACAGGATATCAGAGCAGAGTAAAGTGCACGGTTTTCCTGCAGGACTATGCACAAGTTTGGGTATAGGAGGCCATATTACTGGTGGGGCTTATGGCTCTATGATGAGAAAATATGGCCTAGGTGTCGATAATGTGATCGATGTTCGTTTAGTCGATCCAAATGGGAAAATTCTAGACCGGGAATCGATGGGGGAGGACTTGTTTTGGGCTGTTCGAGGCGGTGGTGGAGGTAGTTTTGGTGTAATTCTTGCTTGGAAGGTAAAACTTGTTCCTGTACCTGAAACTGTAACAACTTTTACAGTTCCAAGGACATTGGAACAAGGTTTGACTAAACTTTTGTATAGATGGCAGCAAATTGCTGATAAACTTGATGAAAATCTTTTCATCAGGGTAGAAATTATGCCAGGCACACATCCAAACAGTACTGAAAAAACCGTGCAAGCCTTATTTAACGCGCTGTATTTAGGCAGCGGAAATCAACTTATGCAAACCATGGCTAGGAGTTTCCCTGAATTGGGATTAACCCACATGGATTGTAATGAAATGAGTTGGATTGAGTCAGTTGTTTACATTGGAGGGTACCCTACAGGGACTACCCCTGATGTTTTACTCCAAGGGAAGCCCTTATTTAGGAACTACTTTAAGGCCAAATCTGACTTTGTTAGAGAACCGATTCCTGAAGCTGGACTTGAAGGACTATGGAAGAAGCTATTGGAGACTGACAGTTATATCATGATATGGAACCCATATGGTGGGATGATGAGTAGAGTACCGGAATCTGAAACCCCATTTCCTCATAGGAAAGGAACGATATACAAGATCCAATATGTTTCGACTTGGCAAGACGCAGGCGAGGCTAGCGAGAATAAGAACATGGCTTGGATTAGGGACTTATATGATTATATGGAACCTTATGTCTCACAAAATCCTAGGGAAGCTTATGTCAATTATAGGGATCTTGATTTGGGGATGAACAAAGATGGTGATACTAATGTTAATGACGCTAGAACTTGGGGATTgaagtattttaaaaataattttgataggTTAGTGAAAATTAAGACAAAATTTGACCCCGAAAACTTTTTTAGGCATGAGCAAAGTATTCCTCCTCTTCCTTTACACAGCAAGAAGATTAAGAAGGACAAAAAATTTCACTTCCATaaggttgggaaacatcataaAAAAGACGGGTGTTAGAaatttgtgttatatttatGATCCATGAGTCTTAATAGTGGCTAATTTATACTTAATCTGATATGTACTGATAATAACAAGGGAACAAGTTTGTTGTTGAGTCTATAGTTATGTGTGCagaagcattttttgcatttgGGTGCATGAaatttttgtgtaatttgttatgttttgtgtctaattataaaagaaattttctGTTTTGAATTCTATACTGATAGATTATATTGAGTTTTTGGTCAGTTTTTAGTCTGTTCATAGTATAAAGGCTCAACTTAGTGTTATCAGAGTGGCATTCTCTGCATCGATACAATATGAGTAactttttcattgatttttgctTTTGTCCGTGTTTTTCTACAAATAACTAACAACCAACAACCAGTAACTAATTATTCGTTTTTACCAAATTCTCCGTAACAT
This Amaranthus tricolor cultivar Red isolate AtriRed21 chromosome 13, ASM2621246v1, whole genome shotgun sequence DNA region includes the following protein-coding sequences:
- the LOC130797537 gene encoding putative pentatricopeptide repeat-containing protein At1g74580 — encoded protein: MSRPLLAKHVAAVIKHQKDPLKALETFNSVKNEDGFKHNLVTYKCIIDKLGSHGKFEDMELLLSDMRTDIDSSIVEGVYISAMKNYGKKGKVQEAVDVFERMDFYNCEPSVMSYNAIMNILVEHGYFSQAHKVYLRLKHKGINPDVYSFTIRIKLFCRTGRLNAALRLLQNMPSHGCDVNAVAYCTLISGLYEGSYRVEGSKLFCQMLSLGICPDITTFNKLIHVLCRKGYVEESLKLFSKVFKRGISPNLFTFNIFIEGFCEGKSVSEAAGLLDSIIIEGFTPDVVTYNLLIRGLCKNLEVVEAENYLNRMINKGFDPDAFTYNSIIDAYCKLGMVQSAEMVVHNAAFRGFKPDAFTYCSLIDGLCKNGEVERAMSLFDAAEKKGFKANIILYNTLIKGLSQQGLILEALQLINDMERNGCSPNIWAYNTVINGLCKMGCLSDANTLVDDAISRGCFPDIFTFNTLIDGYCKQMKLDTAIELVDKMWDHGVTPDVITYNTLLDGLCKTAKFEAIMGTFETMVEKGCTPNLITYNILLDSFCKAQKLDKAFDLLAEMKCKGLTLDLIVISTLINGFCKTGDLDGAYQLFRKTYEEYGISNTTATYNIMINAFGEKLNMDMAQRLFNEMLENGCPPDSDTYRILIDGYCKMGNDDAGYDFLMEKTGRGFKPSLATCGRVLNSLCCKQKVDKAVGIIHMMVHEGIVPEVVEGIFNATKREMAAPKIVVEDLLKRSYITYYTYEILYDGVRDKKLLRKSSSDKSCSSVQKL
- the LOC130797538 gene encoding berberine bridge enzyme-like 13, with protein sequence MTLSIFTYLFAFLLIFSLFSNVANSSNDNQANFLHCLSKNISPPNPFPTSCYTPSNASFASILNSTANNLRYLLPSVEKPQLIYMPLDESHVQAAVICAKNLGIQLRVRSGGHDYEGVSYASEMGDPFVVVDLSKLRSVIVNIDDNSAWVEAGATTGELYYRISEQSKVHGFPAGLCTSLGIGGHITGGAYGSMMRKYGLGVDNVIDVRLVDPNGKILDRESMGEDLFWAVRGGGGGSFGVILAWKVKLVPVPETVTTFTVPRTLEQGLTKLLYRWQQIADKLDENLFIRVEIMPGTHPNSTEKTVQALFNALYLGSGNQLMQTMARSFPELGLTHMDCNEMSWIESVVYIGGYPTGTTPDVLLQGKPLFRNYFKAKSDFVREPIPEAGLEGLWKKLLETDSYIMIWNPYGGMMSRVPESETPFPHRKGTIYKIQYVSTWQDAGEASENKNMAWIRDLYDYMEPYVSQNPREAYVNYRDLDLGMNKDGDTNVNDARTWGLKYFKNNFDRLVKIKTKFDPENFFRHEQSIPPLPLHSKKIKKDKKFHFHKVGKHHKKDGC